GAAGAAGCGGAACTTTTGCAGTTTTTATTAGAAAACATGAAGAAGAACAGCCGTAACTCCGTCAAGTCAATATTGACGAGAGGACAAGTCTCCGTAGACGGCCGGACAGTGACAAAACATAATCATCCATTGCTCCCAGGACAAAAAGTAGAGATACTCGCAAATAAGGCTGCTTTGAATGAAAGCAAATTGACGGGCTTGGCCATCATCTACGAAGATGATTCGATTATCGTTATCGATAAGGAAGCAAGCCTCCTATCAATGGCTGCAAAAGATAAAAACGAAAGAACGGCATTCAGTGAAGTATCCGCGTATGTTAAAAGACAGGACCCACGACAGCGTGTCTTCATCGTCCATCGTCTCGACCGCGACACATCAGGTGTCCTATTGTTCGCGAAAAGTGAGCAAATAAAAATGACGTTGCAAGATAATTGGGATGAAATGGTGAAAGAAAGAATTTACACTGCATTGGTGGAAGGGAATGTCCGGAAAGAGTCAGGGACAATCAAATCGTGGCTAAAGGAAACGAGAACTTTCAAAGTCTATTCAAATCCGACAGACAACGGAGGTCAACTAGCAATTACCCATTACCGGAAAATAAGATCAAATCGTCAATATTCATTGCTTGAGGTCATGTTGGAGACGGGGCGAAAAAACCAAATCCGCGTTCATATGGAAGAAATCGGCCATCCCGTCGTCGGAGACAAAAAATACGGCTCAACGGTCAATCCAATCAAAAGACTCGGCCTACATGCAACGGCATTAACAATCGTTCACCCAGTAACAAAAGAAGTAATGAAATTCGAATCAGCAATACCCTCATCATTTATTAATAAATCGTTATAAGCGCAGTTGTGTTAACAGAGTACTTCGTTGATTGTAGCGAAAGGCGGCGACTCCTGCGGGAAAAGCGCGAGCTGAAAGCCCCGCAGGAACGCAGTGACGAGGAGATTGAAGCCGTGCCCGCGGAAAGCGTCCGCCTGTAGTGGAAATCAACATTGTAATATATCATTGCCTTATAAAAAGCTGCCCTGACATTGCGTCAAGGCAGCTTTTCTTTATTGAACCGTATTATTCGGCATGCCTGGTTGACCTACCGAAGAGGCGAACGCATTCAACATTGCTTGCATATCTTGTTGAGCAAGCTGTGGCACCTGATAATAATGGTGCTTGTTCTGATAAATCGAAAGCTCATACGCCATCTCGATACAGTTCGGAACCGAGTCCGCCAATACGCGTCTCACAACAGGATTTGTCACTTCAAGAGCGGCCATCGTTTTGGACGAAGCAGCAGTCTTCGCAGCGTCAAGAAGGAAGCCTGAAATAATTTCATCATTAATCTCATTCGCATTCTGAATCGGCTTCTTCGGCTGCGATTGCTTCATGCCATAGACGAAATCATTCCCCTGCTTCATTTTGTAGCTGCCTGTCGGATGGGATGGATCCTTGCCCGTTTTAAAACTTTCCACCGTAATATTATACTCATCCAACGTAAAACGGTATTGCCTGTCCAAAATATCAAGCAACTCGGAATCTTTTACGTGCGGCCGTAAAAGTATTGCCTGATTTAATGCTGCTATCGTGCCGGAAAGTACCTCATGTAGATCCAACACCTCATGTCCTCCGTGGTTCATCTGTGGCGGTACAGCCCCTGTATGCATATTTTGTTGCGTTTCACCGA
The genomic region above belongs to Sporosarcina sp. Marseille-Q4943 and contains:
- a CDS encoding RluA family pseudouridine synthase, with amino-acid sequence MHKNQRKRREDSFLFSVNEEAELLQFLLENMKKNSRNSVKSILTRGQVSVDGRTVTKHNHPLLPGQKVEILANKAALNESKLTGLAIIYEDDSIIVIDKEASLLSMAAKDKNERTAFSEVSAYVKRQDPRQRVFIVHRLDRDTSGVLLFAKSEQIKMTLQDNWDEMVKERIYTALVEGNVRKESGTIKSWLKETRTFKVYSNPTDNGGQLAITHYRKIRSNRQYSLLEVMLETGRKNQIRVHMEEIGHPVVGDKKYGSTVNPIKRLGLHATALTIVHPVTKEVMKFESAIPSSFINKSL
- a CDS encoding spore coat protein — encoded protein: MTQNQFGETQQNMHTGAVPPQMNHGGHEVLDLHEVLSGTIAALNQAILLRPHVKDSELLDILDRQYRFTLDEYNITVESFKTGKDPSHPTGSYKMKQGNDFVYGMKQSQPKKPIQNANEINDEIISGFLLDAAKTAASSKTMAALEVTNPVVRRVLADSVPNCIEMAYELSIYQNKHHYYQVPQLAQQDMQAMLNAFASSVGQPGMPNNTVQ